A segment of the Allosaccharopolyspora coralli genome:
CTGTGGACCCTCGTGGATCGCCAGCAGGCAGCGGTCGATCGCCATCAACGTGCTCCGCTTGAACGCCCCGTGCCACACGAGCGGATCGGCGACGTAGTCGCGACCCACCCCCAGGTCCCTGGACAGCGACTCCGGGTCGATCGGGGTGTCCGGGAGCTGCGTGTTCTCGAGGAGATCGAGCACGTGCCAGGTCCCCAAGACCGGTGCGGACAGCACGACTCCCCGGAACTGCTCCTGATCGCGTTGGGCGAGCCGGGTCGCGAACATACCGCCGAGTGAATGTCCGATGAGGACGACGGGCAGTTCGGGATGTTCGGCGGCGAGCCGCGCGTGCAACGCCTCCAGGTCGTCGACGATGCGTTCCGCGTCGTCGATCAGCACCCGTTCACCAGGGGACCGGCCGTGACCGCGGTGGTCCGGCGCGCACACCAGCGCTCCCTCCGCCACGAGCTGGTCGGCGACTCGGTGATAGCGCCCGCCGTGTTCGCCGTACCCGTGGACGACGAGAGCGAGCCACGTCGGCTCCGGCGGTGCCCAGGTGCGGACGAACACGTCACCGTTGGAGCAGGGGACGAGATGTTGCGTCGGGTCCGCCATGGCCACCACGACAGCACATGCCGGGCCGCGTGGCCAGCATCGATCGCTGTGCGGTCGCCGGCGGTGTCAGCGGGCGTTGTGGAACTTGGGTGTGTGGTCCGGGACCGCCGCCCCAGTTCGTGCCTCGCGGCGTTGGGGTCCTCGTGAATACCACACGTGCGCGGCGAGAATCCCTTCCTTGCGAGGCACGAACTCCGAACGGAGCCCCTCACCCTGCCCCGGCTGGTCTATGACCGCCCTACGGGAACACGTGCCGGTTCCCAGATGCGCTCTCACTCGCGATCAGCCGGGGCACGGTGCGACGCCGGTGCTGGACGATCCACCCAGTTCCCAGCTGCGCCCTCAGTGGTAGGCCGTGCCGTCCACCGAGCCCTGGCCGCACACCGGGCCGAACGGCCACTCGACGGGCAACGGATCGGTCTCGTCCGGCGGGATCACCTCCGCACCGGCCGGGGTCGGTGCGCACGGCTCGGTGACCGGTTCGTCGCCGTGCGGCACCACGGACCAGTGCAGTGTCGCCGCGGCCGCGTCACCGGGAGCCAGCTCGATCAGGGTCGGGCCGGGGTTCGCGTTCCGGGTGAAGTCGGTGGGCAACGGACGACCCTCGGCGTCGACGAGTTGCAGGCCACCGTAGCCGTACAGCGTGCAAGTCTCCCCGCTGTCGTTGCGCAGCACGAGGTCCGCGTGACGCTGACCCGCACCCGGATTCCCGGGCTGCAGAATGCCGCTGAGCATCGACGTGTGGCAACGCTGCACCTCCGCCTGCTGCAACTCATCCTGCTGCACCTCGGATTGCTCCGGGGCGGGTCCGCTCGCCTCGGAGTCCTCAGTGGAAGGTGCGGGCGCCGGTGGCGGGGGAGGCTCCGGTGCGGTCGCGGGCTGTTCCGCTTGCTGTGGTGCGGGCGGAGCCGCGGGGACTTGCGCCGCGAGGTCGTCGGTCGCCCGGCCGCAGCTGGCGAGCAGCAAGCCCGCCAGCACTGCGCCGGTCGCCTGTACCGCGCGCAGTCCCGGTCGTCCGGGCCGTCGCCGGATCACGGTGAACTCGTCCACGTCGACCACCTCCACAGTGCCACCACCGTTGGGTCGGTTCCTGCCGGATCCTCTACAGGCAAGACGTTCGACAGCCGTCGCGGTTGCCCGGAAGCGCCGACATCACCCGTGTGCGTGGCACGACCTCGTACTCCGCGCCGGATCCACTGTGCGGCGTGGTCGGCGGGTCCGCAGCGAGGTCGAGTCACCGCCGGGACGAGTGGGACGTGAGTGCTCTCGTGGGGTGCTCACGCTCCTCCGAACAGACGAGATCTTGCACTGATCGGTGGGACTGCCGACGCGTCGACTTCGATACCGTGGTGATCAACATCCGACACCGAGCGTGAGGGGGAGAGATGGCCGAGCGCATTCCCGGCATCGACGTCGCGAGATACCAAGGTGAGCCGGACTGGGGCGCGGTCCGTGGCGCCGGGTACGCCTTCTCCTACATCAAAGCCACCGAAGGAATCGGATACGTCAGCCCGACGCTCGATTCCCAACTCGCCGGTGCGCGCGGGGCCGGACTGGTCACCGGGCTGTACCATTTCGCGCGTCCCGACACGAATTCCCCGCAACAGGACGCGGCCGATTTCGCCGGTCAACTGGCCCGCCTGGACTCCTCGGCCCACGGGAACCTTCCACCGTGTCTGGACATCGAGGTCGAGGGCGGCGACCTGAGCGCCTGGGTGAAGGGATTCATCGACGCGCTTCGCGGGCACACCGGCCGACACGAGATCATGGTGTACGCCTCGGCGTCCTGGTTCGCCGACAAGCTCGGCACCGACGCATGGGCCGACCCCGGCGTGTTCCTGTGGGTCGCGCACTACGGGCGTGAGCCGGGATCGCCCGGCTACCTCACCGACCGGGTGGTGCTCCATCAGCACGCCTCCGACGGCCAGGTTCCGGGTATCGCAGGCAACACCGACCTCAACGTGTCCTTGGTGGATCTGCCGGTGCTCACCGGCGGCGGTGCCCCGCCCCCGCCGCCACCTCCGCCGCAGGAGACCTACGTGGTGCAGGCCGGCGACACGCTCTCCGGCATCGGGGCGCAGCTCGGCGTCGACTGGCGGGCGATCGCGGAGGCCAACGGCATCAGCGATCCCGACATGATCTACGTCGGGCAGGTTCTGGTCATCCCGCGCTGACCCGGGACGGTGCGGCGCCCGCGCCGTCGGTCACCCCACCGGGGTTCGGGCGAGTACGGCGCCGAGCCCGTATGCGAGGCCCATGACGCCGAGCTCGGCGCCGATCCAGGTGAGCAGGGCGGTCCGGTGGTGCCGGAGGATGCGCGGGAGCAGACGCCAGCGCACGTGGGCCCCCAGCGCTCCGAGCACCACCAGGAAGACCGCCTTGACCAGCACGAGCTGGCCGTAGCGGGTGGTGACCAGTCCGGCGAGCCCCACGCCGGGCGTGAGAACCAGCTCGGTGACGGCGTTGACCAGGCCGGACAGCCCCACCAGAGCCAGCGCGACACCGGCGAGCGTCGAGTAGCGCGGCAGTGTGGTCGCGAGCAGACCGCGCAGCGGCGCAAGGCAGAGCGCCACCGCGAACAGGCCGCCTGTCCACACCGCCGCGCCGACGACGTGCAGCTCGACGGACAACACCGCGAGACCGTGCGCACCGCCGGTCGTCAGATGCCCGGTCAGCGGGACCGGAACGAGCCCGAGGATCGCGAACGCCGGGGCAAGCACCGGATGCATCTCCCGGCCTCGCGCCGCCACGAAGCTCAGCGCGGCCGTCACGAGTGCGCACGCGCCGCTGACCAGTAGCCCGGTGGCCGCAGGCAGGCCGAAGGTGTAGCGCAGGACGGTCTTGACACCCTCGCTGCCGGGCGCGACCTCGGCTGCCTGCAGCGGCAACGAGACCAGGCAGCACAGTACCCAGAGAAGCGCGGTCGCGATCGCCGCTCGCCGAGCCGCGGTCAGCGCTGCCTGGGTGCGTGCGCGACCGTGCTGTGCGGACAGCAGCGGCAACAGAGCCAGCCCCACCGTGCTCGCCGCGACCAAGTGCAACAGCACCCGCACCGTGGGAAGGCCGAAACGGACGAGCGGGTCCGTGCCCGGCAGTCCCGGAATGTCGCCCGTCCAGGTGGCCACGGTTCCGAGGACTGCGGCGAGTACCCCGGTGAACATCATCGTGATGGCGACGACCCCGCGTCCGTCCCACCACAGCCCGGTCGGAGTTCGCTGTTCGCTCGGCTTCGGGAGCACGTCGTGCATCCTCGCACTCGCCGGTTCGGCATTTCGCCGAGCCAAGCTGTCACATGACGTGATCGAATGATCACAAAACGGCAGAAGGAAGGATTCCGGGGTGCCGGCTGTGTGACGTTCGCGGTTGTCGTGTGAGTCACCGTCGAACTGTCCGTCTCGATGTGCTCCGGCCGTGTGCGGTGCTGTTTTCGCCACCGTGATGAACGCGCCGACAACGTGGTCGGCGAGTGGATCTTCGAAGCGCAGCGGGGACGTGCAATCCTGACAAACTCTTCAGTGCTCCTGTTCTAGAGTCGTGGTTGTGAACCCGGTGATCGGATCGAGCGCGCCGCGGACTCGGCGGGTCGAGTCCGCCACCGCAGTGCGTCCCGGTACGAGCGCCGAGGTGCATTCCCCCGCATTCCTCGCATCGACCACGTGCCGTGTCGGCGTGATTCGCGGTGCTGTGGGTCCGATGGCCCCAAAGCACCGTCGACACCGGGAATCCCCGACGCCCGGAATCGGGGAAGATCCTGAGCGCCGCCCGCCGGCCGTCAGGGAGATTGGGGGTCGGACCCCCGATGTGGCGAGGCCCCGGAATACGCGAGCTTGACGTCGTGAACACCGACAGGACACCGAACAGCCAGGGCGGCCGGGAGGCTGCCGGGTCGAACGTGGTCGAGCACAGTGGAGGGGTGAGACTGGGGGCAGTGTCGCTGGGAGGGCATTGTGGAACTGGTGTGGGTGGTCCGGTACCGCCGTCCCGGTTCGTGCCTCGCGGTGTTGGGGTCCTCTTGAGTACCAGGCGTACGCGGCGAGAACCCCTCTCTTGCGAGCCACGAACCGGAACGCCGGAGCCCCTCACCGTGCCCCGGCTGATCACGTATGAGCGTGCCCTACGGACACCAAAGCCAGTTCCCCAATGCGCGCTGAGGGAGGAGAACGGGGTGAGCCGCGGCGAACGGCGCCGGGCGTTTCCGGCGCGAGGACGACACGAGGTGGTGCCGAGGTGCAGCATCCCCACTTCGTCGGGGCGTGATGCACGATGATCACTGTGGCGGTCCTGCTCGCAGCTGTGGGCGCGTGCGGTTTCGCGGTGGGGGCGCGGCTTCAGCACGGTGCGGTGCACGAGACGATCGGTGATCGTGGGCTGCACCTGCGGGCCCAGCTGCATCTCGTACGTAACCCCCGATGGTTGGCGGGTCTTGCCGCGTTGGGCACCGGAGTGGTGCTGCACGTGTGCGCACTCGGGCTGGCTCCACTGAGCGTCGTTCAACCGGTCGGGGTCCTGGCGCTGCCGATCACCGTGCTGCTCACGGTGCGGGAACGCAGTCACCACTTTCGCGAGGTGCAGGGCAGTATCGGTGTGGCAGTCGTCGCGGCGACGGCGGGAGTGGGGGCCTTCGTGCTGCTCGCCGTGGGCAGCGCACGAGGAACGCCGGTCACCGACGGCGACGAACGCACCGCGACCCAGCTCATCGTGGTCGCCGTCCTCGCCGTCGCCCTCATCGGACTCGCCACCAGGTCGAAACTGCGGTGCATCACCTTCGCGGCCGGATGCGCCATCGCCCACGGGTACGTCTCGCTGCTGATCCGCGGCATCGCCCAGGACTTCGGTCCGTTGGGGATCGGGGCGCTCGACCTGTTCCCGCTCGTGGGCATCGTCGGAGCCGCGCTCGTCGGGGCGTGGCTGTTGCAACACGCCTACGCCAGCGGTCCACCGGACCTCGTCGTGGCCTGTTTGACGGTCATCGATCCGCTGGTCGCGGTCGGACTCGGGATCGGGCTGCTTGGTGAGGCGGATCATGTCGGGGCCACCACCGCGGTCCTGCAGGTGGCGTGTGCGATCGTGGCGTGTACGGGTGTGTTCGCGCTGGCGAAGTTCCATCCCGACACGCAGCGTTCCGACGACGCCCCCAGCGCACCGGCTGGTGGGCACACCGGTGGGCACACTGCTCTCGCCGGGCCGAACAGGACCGACCGTTCCCACAGGAGTACGACGTGACCTCCCCCATCCTCAGTCGACGGCCGCTTCGGATCGTGATCGGCGCGGTGACCTTCCCACCGGACGTCAATGGCGCCGCGGTCTTCGCGCAACGGCTGGCACGGGGGCTCGCCGCGCACGGCCACGAGGTGCACGTCGTCTGCCACTCTCCGACGTCGTTCTCCACCCAGGAGAGCGCGGACGGGATCACCGTGCACCGCGTCGGCTCGTACGCGACGGGCGTGCACGGCACGATCCGGATGATGTCGCCGTGGAAGGCCTCGCGGGAGGCGGGCAGGCTGCTCGACGAGATCCGGCCGGACGTGGTGCACGTGCAGTCGCACTTCTACATCACCCGGGGACTCGTCAACGCTGCCCGTGCTCGGGGGATCGGGCTCATCGCGACGAACCACTTCATGCCGGAGAACCTGTTCGGCTACCTGAAAGTGCCGAGGATGCTGCAGGGGCTGGCCACGAAGCTCCTCTGGAGCAACTTGGTCCGTCACTACAGCAAGGCGGAGATCGTCACCGCGCCGACGCCTCGTGCGGTGAACCTGCTGCAGGAGAACGGGTTCGCGAAACGGGCGATGGCGCTCTCGTGCGGCATCGACGTGCAGCGGTACGCGACCCCGGCGCGCCGGTACCGGGCGCAACACCCGGATCGTGAGACCAGGAACGTGCTGTTCGTCGGCAGGCTCGACGAGGAGAAGCACATCGACGACCTGCTGCGGGCGACCGCGGTGTTGCGGGAGACGGTGCCGCTGCGGTTGGAGATCGTCGGCGAGGGCAGCCGCCGGGCGGCGTTCGAGCAGCTCGCCGACGAACTGGGCATCGCCGACCTCGTGCATTTCGCCGGGTTCGTCAGTGACGACGAGTTGCTCGACGCCTACGCGCGGGCGGATCTGTTCGTGATGCCGAGTATCGCGGAACTGCAGAGCATCGCGACACTGGAGGCGATGTCGGCAGGGACACCGGTGGTGCTGGCGAACGCGATGGCGCTCCCGCACCTGGTGCACGAGGGCGAGAACGGTGTCCTCTACCCACCACGGGACGTGCATGCGCTGGCGCGCGCGATGGGCGAGATCCTGCGCGACCGCACGGTGATCGAGCGGATGGGTGTTGCGGGTGAGCGGCTGGTGTATCAGCACGACATCAGCGTGGTGCTCGACCGGTTCGAGTCGCTGTACCGGCACGTCATCGACCCGGAGGAGAGCGCGCAACCCGCCGAGATCTACACCGGCCTGGCCAGCTGACGCCCGGTGACGACCGTGACCGACGACGAGCGTCCCCCACGTGGAGTGGAACGGATCCTGGGCTCGCGGCTGCACTGGTGGAGCTACGGGCATGGCGACGACACGGGCCGGGGCGACGGCGTGGCCGACGACCAGGCGGCCCCCGCGGTGGTCATGGTGCACGGGCTGCGCGGCACCCATCACGGGTTGGAACCGATCGTCGAGCACCTGCCGGGGCGCCGGATCGTGATACCGGATCTGCCGGGATTCGGGATGTCGACGCCGATGAGCGGCGCCCACGACGTCGACGGCTACGCGGCAGCCGTCACGGCACTGATCGACGTGCTGGGGTCCCGTCCGGTGGTCCTGCTCGGTCACTCGTTCGGCTCGATGGTTGCTGCGCGGGTGGCCGCTCGCTCGCCACACCTGGTTGACCGGCTGGTGTTGGTGAACCCGATCGCGACCCCTGCGCTGCAGGGGCCACGGGCTGTGCTGTCCCGGCTGACCTCGGCCTACTATGCGATCGGCAAGGCGCTGCCGCGCCGCGCGGCGCGGCCGTGGTTGTCGCATCGCTGGGTGGTGGCGGCGACCAGTCGCGCGATGACGCGCACCCGCGACCCCCGGATTCGCCGGTTCGTCCACGACAATCACCTCCTGTACTTCAGCCGGTTCCACAGTCCGGCGTTGTTGAGCGAGACGTTCGAGGCCTCGGTGTCGGGCACGGTGGTCGACGACGCGCCGTCGATCACCGTGCCGACGCTGCTCGTGGCGGGCGAGACCGATGAGATCGCGCCCGTCGCCGGTCAGCGTGCGTTGGCAGGTACCGTCGCCGACGCTCGGCTGGTCGTGGTGCCCCGGGTCGGACACCTGATCCACTACGAGACGCCGGCCGTGGCGGCCCACGAGATCGACGCGTTCCTCGCCGCAACGCCGGAGACGCACCGATGAAGGTGTTCGTCGACGCACGCTGGACCCGCACCGACGCCCCGGACGGCATCACCAGGTTCGGGGCGAACCTCATCGCGGCCCTGCACGAGTTGCATCCCGTGACGATGCTGATCCACGACGAGCGGCAGCTTCGCCTGTTGCCCGCACACGTGCCGCATGTGCGGATCAACAGTCCGTTCTCGCCGCGTGAGCTGCTCGTGTCGCGGACGTTGCACCGTCTCGGTGCCGACGTCGTGTTCAGCCCGATGCAGGTGATCGGCGGTTTCGGGCGTCGGTATCGGCTCGTGCTCACGTTGCACGACCTGATCTACTACCGCCATCCGGAGCCGCCGGGTTTCCTGCCCGCGCCGGTTCGGCTGGTGTGGCGCCTGTTCCATCGAGCGTTCTGGCCGCAGCGAGTGCTGTTGAACCGTTCCGACGCCGTGGTGACGGTCAGCGAGACCACCGCGCGGCTCATCGCCGAGCACCGCTTGACCACTCGCCCCGTGACCGTCGTTCCGAATGCCCCGCCCGTCATGGCGGAGCTCGAGGACGGAGGCGGCCGAGGGGAGCGTCGCGATCTGCTGTACATGGGTTCGTTCTTGCCGTACAAAAACGTCGAGACGTTGATTCGGGGCATGGCGCGGCTTCCTGGATATCGCTTGCGTCTGCTGAGTTCGATTCCGCCGGAGCGGCAAGCGGAACTACGCGCATTGGTTCCTCCCGGTAGCGACGTCGTGTTCCACAACGGTGTGAGTGACGAGGAGTACCGCGAACTGCTCGGTGGCGCCGCGGCGTCGGTGACGGCGTCCCGGGACGAGGGTTTCGGGCTTCCGGTTATCGAGGCGATGAACGTCGGAACTCCGGTGGTGTGCAGCGAACTGGAGATTTTCCGTGAGGTGACAGGCGGTCACGCGTTGTTCTTCGCGACCGAGTCGGCGGAGGAGTTCGCCGCGGCGGTGCGGACACTCGAGGACGCATCGTTGCGCCGGGAGCTGACCGATCACGCACGGGGACGCGCCGCGGACTTCACGTGGCAACGATCGGCGGAACGACTTCTCGAGGTACTCGAGTCCTCGTCGGACCGAACACGGTCAGTGTGACCAGATCTGAATCGCCCGCACCAGAAATGGCGTGTGTGGTGTGTGGGTGCGTCCAGGATAGGTGGTGAAATCGGCCTCGGAGGAACAGTCGGCGTCTTGGTAGGCGGTGACCGGCCGATCGAGCGAGTTGGCGAACGACCGCGCTTGCCGGCCCTCCGGAAGCGGAATGCATTCCTCGAGCGCGATCGTCCGCAGGTCCGCCTCGTACACCGCGCCGCGGTACTCCACGTCCGTCCATGAGCAGAACACACCCGCCTCGCAGTCGGGCAGCTCGGCGGAGGCGGCCGAGGCGGAACCCGCTCCCGAGAGGGTGGTGGCCATCGCGAGGATGCCGACGGTGACCAACCGCCCGACGCTCGAACGCAGGACACGGGGCCACGGGCGGGAAGAACAACGGCGGCTGCTGACGACGGCGGGCAGTGAGGCACACGACGGCATGACGGATTCCTTTCACAGCAAGGGAAATGAGCCGGACCGATCGGCCCGATACGATCACTCTTCCCGACGCTGCCCGCCGGTCGCCAGCGATCAGGGTGGATTCACCTCGACCGGGTGGTCTCCGACGCTGCCCGCGGACAACCACGAGGAAAGCCGGCGCCCGTGGGAGCATCACCCGGTCTGGAGAGCCCGGGCCCGACGGGGCCTCGGCGTCCGTGACGAACGCAAGGACGTGTCGGCTGGGACCACGAAGCGAAGCGGCTCGCCCCGGTGTTCACCGGCGACGCCGCATCCACACAGGACGAATCACTGGCTACCGACGCCGAGACGCTCGAGCGAGCGGCTGATGCGGACCGCTCCCTGGCGGACGGCACGTTCCACGTTCCATCGCCGCGCGCGGAGCTCGTCGAGCGGAAGCGAGATCGCGACCGAGGCGACGACGACACCGTTGGCCGCGTGTACCGGAGACCCGAGACACGCCAGTCCGTTCTGGAACTCTCCGCTCTCCAGTGCGACCTGCGAACCGCTGATGTGGGTGAGTTGCTCCTCGAGAATCTCGCGGTCGCAGATGGTGCTCGGCGTGACCGCTTGCAGCCCCGCGTGCTCGAAATAGGCGGAGCGCTGGTCGAACGTCATCGAGGCGAGCATGATCTTGCCGAAAGCGGTGGAATGGACCGCCTCGTGGAATCCGACGTCGAGCGGCCGGATGCGCGGGCGCCGATCGGAGTCCTCGA
Coding sequences within it:
- a CDS encoding alpha/beta hydrolase, which produces MADPTQHLVPCSNGDVFVRTWAPPEPTWLALVVHGYGEHGGRYHRVADQLVAEGALVCAPDHRGHGRSPGERVLIDDAERIVDDLEALHARLAAEHPELPVVLIGHSLGGMFATRLAQRDQEQFRGVVLSAPVLGTWHVLDLLENTQLPDTPIDPESLSRDLGVGRDYVADPLVWHGAFKRSTLMAIDRCLLAIHEGPQLDLPTLWLHGEDDELVPAEDTRTGIDRIRGRNFHEHHYAGARHEVFNETNGADVIRDVVAFVRREISR
- a CDS encoding DUF4232 domain-containing protein, which produces MDEFTVIRRRPGRPGLRAVQATGAVLAGLLLASCGRATDDLAAQVPAAPPAPQQAEQPATAPEPPPPPAPAPSTEDSEASGPAPEQSEVQQDELQQAEVQRCHTSMLSGILQPGNPGAGQRHADLVLRNDSGETCTLYGYGGLQLVDAEGRPLPTDFTRNANPGPTLIELAPGDAAAATLHWSVVPHGDEPVTEPCAPTPAGAEVIPPDETDPLPVEWPFGPVCGQGSVDGTAYH
- a CDS encoding GH25 family lysozyme, whose protein sequence is MAERIPGIDVARYQGEPDWGAVRGAGYAFSYIKATEGIGYVSPTLDSQLAGARGAGLVTGLYHFARPDTNSPQQDAADFAGQLARLDSSAHGNLPPCLDIEVEGGDLSAWVKGFIDALRGHTGRHEIMVYASASWFADKLGTDAWADPGVFLWVAHYGREPGSPGYLTDRVVLHQHASDGQVPGIAGNTDLNVSLVDLPVLTGGGAPPPPPPPPQETYVVQAGDTLSGIGAQLGVDWRAIAEANGISDPDMIYVGQVLVIPR
- a CDS encoding copper resistance D family protein — protein: MHDVLPKPSEQRTPTGLWWDGRGVVAITMMFTGVLAAVLGTVATWTGDIPGLPGTDPLVRFGLPTVRVLLHLVAASTVGLALLPLLSAQHGRARTQAALTAARRAAIATALLWVLCCLVSLPLQAAEVAPGSEGVKTVLRYTFGLPAATGLLVSGACALVTAALSFVAARGREMHPVLAPAFAILGLVPVPLTGHLTTGGAHGLAVLSVELHVVGAAVWTGGLFAVALCLAPLRGLLATTLPRYSTLAGVALALVGLSGLVNAVTELVLTPGVGLAGLVTTRYGQLVLVKAVFLVVLGALGAHVRWRLLPRILRHHRTALLTWIGAELGVMGLAYGLGAVLARTPVG
- a CDS encoding DMT family protein, translated to MITVAVLLAAVGACGFAVGARLQHGAVHETIGDRGLHLRAQLHLVRNPRWLAGLAALGTGVVLHVCALGLAPLSVVQPVGVLALPITVLLTVRERSHHFREVQGSIGVAVVAATAGVGAFVLLAVGSARGTPVTDGDERTATQLIVVAVLAVALIGLATRSKLRCITFAAGCAIAHGYVSLLIRGIAQDFGPLGIGALDLFPLVGIVGAALVGAWLLQHAYASGPPDLVVACLTVIDPLVAVGLGIGLLGEADHVGATTAVLQVACAIVACTGVFALAKFHPDTQRSDDAPSAPAGGHTGGHTALAGPNRTDRSHRSTT
- a CDS encoding glycosyltransferase; translated protein: MTSPILSRRPLRIVIGAVTFPPDVNGAAVFAQRLARGLAAHGHEVHVVCHSPTSFSTQESADGITVHRVGSYATGVHGTIRMMSPWKASREAGRLLDEIRPDVVHVQSHFYITRGLVNAARARGIGLIATNHFMPENLFGYLKVPRMLQGLATKLLWSNLVRHYSKAEIVTAPTPRAVNLLQENGFAKRAMALSCGIDVQRYATPARRYRAQHPDRETRNVLFVGRLDEEKHIDDLLRATAVLRETVPLRLEIVGEGSRRAAFEQLADELGIADLVHFAGFVSDDELLDAYARADLFVMPSIAELQSIATLEAMSAGTPVVLANAMALPHLVHEGENGVLYPPRDVHALARAMGEILRDRTVIERMGVAGERLVYQHDISVVLDRFESLYRHVIDPEESAQPAEIYTGLAS
- a CDS encoding alpha/beta fold hydrolase; protein product: MTTVTDDERPPRGVERILGSRLHWWSYGHGDDTGRGDGVADDQAAPAVVMVHGLRGTHHGLEPIVEHLPGRRIVIPDLPGFGMSTPMSGAHDVDGYAAAVTALIDVLGSRPVVLLGHSFGSMVAARVAARSPHLVDRLVLVNPIATPALQGPRAVLSRLTSAYYAIGKALPRRAARPWLSHRWVVAATSRAMTRTRDPRIRRFVHDNHLLYFSRFHSPALLSETFEASVSGTVVDDAPSITVPTLLVAGETDEIAPVAGQRALAGTVADARLVVVPRVGHLIHYETPAVAAHEIDAFLAATPETHR
- a CDS encoding glycosyltransferase family 4 protein; amino-acid sequence: MKVFVDARWTRTDAPDGITRFGANLIAALHELHPVTMLIHDERQLRLLPAHVPHVRINSPFSPRELLVSRTLHRLGADVVFSPMQVIGGFGRRYRLVLTLHDLIYYRHPEPPGFLPAPVRLVWRLFHRAFWPQRVLLNRSDAVVTVSETTARLIAEHRLTTRPVTVVPNAPPVMAELEDGGGRGERRDLLYMGSFLPYKNVETLIRGMARLPGYRLRLLSSIPPERQAELRALVPPGSDVVFHNGVSDEEYRELLGGAAASVTASRDEGFGLPVIEAMNVGTPVVCSELEIFREVTGGHALFFATESAEEFAAAVRTLEDASLRRELTDHARGRAADFTWQRSAERLLEVLESSSDRTRSV
- a CDS encoding peptidase inhibitor family I36 protein — its product is MPSCASLPAVVSSRRCSSRPWPRVLRSSVGRLVTVGILAMATTLSGAGSASAASAELPDCEAGVFCSWTDVEYRGAVYEADLRTIALEECIPLPEGRQARSFANSLDRPVTAYQDADCSSEADFTTYPGRTHTPHTPFLVRAIQIWSH